Proteins encoded together in one Streptomyces umbrinus window:
- a CDS encoding tyrosine-type recombinase/integrase — protein sequence MKADCLKKTPSGRWALVHYKSKDKSFRAIPASRVVVDAIREQHGRVRERFGGACQWLFPKVSGNPDGKYPMPYGTVDTRFDAWLKRIRLIDSNGDAAAVSWHQFRHTLGTRMANAGVSGRTIREVLGHTSWAMQEHYSRIADDTLRREYEEKYEVRFNLKGETVKIHRDSDLSGVEWLAEKIGRRLHAVAGGWRGRHISRPCPKTAADGCYFCDDFQSDRQFLPVHHDTLARTRELQSDAVAAGRSRAADINARLATAVEHVIARITDQENNGLAPASDGLPGGRDETKR from the coding sequence TTGAAGGCCGACTGCCTCAAGAAGACCCCGTCGGGCCGCTGGGCCCTGGTCCACTACAAGAGCAAGGACAAGAGCTTCCGGGCCATCCCCGCCTCCCGCGTAGTGGTGGACGCGATCAGGGAACAGCACGGCCGGGTCCGGGAACGGTTCGGCGGCGCCTGCCAGTGGCTGTTCCCCAAGGTCAGCGGGAACCCGGACGGAAAGTATCCGATGCCCTACGGCACCGTCGACACCCGATTCGACGCCTGGCTGAAGCGGATTCGCCTCATCGACTCCAACGGCGACGCCGCCGCGGTCAGCTGGCATCAGTTCCGGCACACGCTGGGCACCAGAATGGCGAATGCGGGCGTGTCCGGACGCACCATCCGCGAGGTCCTCGGGCACACCTCCTGGGCTATGCAGGAGCACTACTCGCGCATCGCGGACGACACGCTTCGCCGCGAGTACGAGGAGAAGTACGAGGTCCGCTTCAACCTCAAGGGCGAGACCGTCAAGATCCACCGCGACAGCGACCTGTCCGGCGTCGAGTGGCTCGCAGAGAAGATCGGACGCCGCCTCCACGCGGTCGCCGGCGGCTGGCGCGGACGGCACATCTCACGTCCGTGCCCCAAGACCGCAGCCGACGGCTGTTACTTCTGCGACGACTTCCAAAGCGACCGGCAGTTCCTGCCCGTCCACCACGACACCCTCGCCCGCACCCGTGAGCTGCAATCCGACGCCGTAGCCGCCGGCCGATCCCGCGCTGCCGACATCAACGCACGGCTGGCCACCGCGGTCGAGCACGTCATCGCGCGCATCACCGACCAGGAGAACAACGGACTGGCCCCGGCGTCGGACGGCCTCCCTGGCGGCCGAGACGAAACGAAGAGGTAA
- a CDS encoding class I SAM-dependent methyltransferase, whose amino-acid sequence MPFDHNDHYHRLLLRHVPRNCGAALDVGCGTGRLARRLAHLGIDVDAIDPSEEAIAEARALSGRKAGDGSPRSQHANVTEAELPKAHYDFISCLASIHHMPFDTVTALREALAPGGVLVILGCYPEKTRLDWAWSLAAVPVNAVARLTVAVKDKIRPAAASTGRGQVKAPVSQPTIPLPQIRQKAAVLLPGCSIRRLLFWRYLLVFRNNR is encoded by the coding sequence ATGCCCTTTGATCACAACGACCACTACCACCGTCTGCTGTTGCGCCACGTGCCGCGGAATTGCGGTGCGGCCCTGGACGTCGGCTGTGGAACCGGCCGGCTCGCTCGTCGGCTCGCTCACCTGGGCATAGATGTCGATGCGATCGACCCGTCGGAAGAGGCCATCGCCGAGGCCCGCGCGCTGTCGGGGCGGAAAGCCGGTGACGGGAGCCCACGCTCCCAGCACGCGAACGTCACCGAAGCCGAACTGCCCAAAGCTCACTACGACTTCATCTCATGCCTCGCCAGCATCCATCACATGCCGTTCGACACCGTCACCGCACTACGTGAGGCACTCGCGCCCGGCGGAGTCCTCGTGATCCTGGGCTGCTATCCGGAGAAGACCCGGCTCGACTGGGCTTGGAGCCTGGCAGCCGTGCCCGTCAACGCCGTCGCCAGGCTGACTGTCGCAGTGAAGGACAAGATTCGCCCAGCCGCCGCTTCGACCGGTCGAGGACAGGTGAAAGCGCCGGTGAGCCAGCCGACCATTCCCCTGCCGCAGATCCGTCAGAAGGCCGCGGTCCTACTGCCTGGATGCAGCATCCGCAGGCTCCTCTTCTGGCGCTATCTGCTCGTCTTCCGCAACAACCGCTGA
- a CDS encoding alpha-L-rhamnosidase C-terminal domain-containing protein: protein MAAGPGGGAGSALDTVRGRRASHWTRRDDGRIHLKVTIPNNTLAEIWVPTQGRSVTAPRGPAFVRADTSGGKPYRVYRATAGTYHFNAPRPR, encoded by the coding sequence ATGGCTGCAGGCCCCGGAGGCGGCGCGGGCTCGGCCCTGGACACGGTCCGCGGAAGGCGTGCATCCCACTGGACACGCCGAGACGACGGACGCATCCACCTCAAGGTGACCATCCCGAACAACACCCTCGCCGAGATCTGGGTGCCCACTCAGGGAAGGAGCGTCACAGCCCCGCGGGGTCCGGCATTCGTCCGCGCGGACACCAGTGGCGGCAAGCCGTACCGGGTCTACCGGGCCACCGCAGGTACTTACCACTTCAACGCCCCACGCCCCAGGTGA
- a CDS encoding glycosyltransferase gives MRVLLSTYGTRGDVEPLVALAVRLRALGAEVRMCAPPDEEFSERLAGIGVGLVPVGPPVRELMRGKTLPSAKDLARYRNELVETQFDTFPAAFDGCDVVVAAGLGQVAARSVAEVAGISYLYVSYAAVHLPSPHHAPPPRPGWPEPEVADNRTLWELDAQNVNAQFGEALNSHRGALGLPLVDNVRDHILTDRPWLAADPVLGPWRETPGLDVAQTGAWTLADERPLPADLARFLGAGTPPVYVGFGSMSPAEGVGGMAVEAIRAQGHRVLVSRGWADLDLVDDGDDCFAIGEANHQNLFGKVAAVVHHGGAGTTLTAARAGTPQVVIPLQLSDNPYWAGQVAALDLGAALDAPTTSVESLGIALKTALSPETRARAKSLGSRLRTDGAEVAARRLVHESR, from the coding sequence ATGCGGGTGCTGTTGTCTACATACGGGACACGTGGCGACGTCGAACCGCTGGTGGCTCTCGCGGTGCGGCTGCGGGCGCTCGGCGCGGAGGTGCGGATGTGCGCCCCGCCGGACGAGGAGTTCTCCGAGCGGCTCGCAGGTATCGGAGTGGGGCTGGTGCCGGTCGGGCCGCCTGTAAGGGAGTTGATGCGCGGGAAGACCCTGCCCTCGGCAAAGGACCTGGCCCGCTACAGGAACGAGTTGGTCGAGACACAGTTCGACACCTTCCCTGCGGCCTTCGACGGATGTGACGTGGTGGTGGCGGCAGGTCTGGGGCAGGTCGCCGCGCGATCCGTGGCCGAGGTCGCGGGTATCTCCTACCTGTACGTGAGCTATGCGGCGGTCCACCTGCCGTCGCCGCACCACGCGCCACCACCGCGGCCGGGCTGGCCGGAGCCCGAGGTCGCCGACAACCGGACGCTGTGGGAGTTGGACGCCCAGAACGTCAACGCGCAGTTCGGCGAGGCACTCAACAGTCACCGGGGAGCACTCGGTCTGCCGCTGGTGGACAATGTGCGCGATCACATCCTCACCGACCGTCCGTGGCTGGCGGCGGACCCGGTCCTGGGTCCGTGGCGGGAGACCCCCGGGCTCGACGTCGCACAGACGGGCGCGTGGACCCTCGCGGACGAACGGCCCCTCCCGGCGGACCTGGCGAGGTTCCTGGGCGCGGGCACCCCACCGGTCTACGTCGGCTTCGGCAGTATGTCCCCTGCCGAAGGCGTCGGAGGCATGGCCGTCGAGGCGATCCGCGCACAGGGGCACCGCGTGCTCGTGTCCCGCGGGTGGGCGGACCTGGATCTCGTCGACGACGGGGACGACTGCTTCGCCATCGGCGAGGCCAACCATCAGAACCTGTTCGGCAAGGTGGCCGCTGTGGTCCACCACGGCGGCGCGGGTACGACGCTGACGGCGGCCCGTGCGGGCACGCCCCAAGTGGTGATACCTCTCCAGCTGTCGGACAACCCCTACTGGGCAGGCCAGGTGGCGGCATTGGACCTCGGTGCGGCCCTCGACGCTCCGACCACGAGCGTCGAATCTCTGGGCATCGCGCTCAAGACCGCTCTGTCACCCGAGACCCGGGCGCGCGCGAAGTCCCTGGGCAGCCGGCTCCGCACCGACGGAGCGGAGGTTGCCGCACGCCGGTTGGTCCACGAGTCTCGGTGA
- a CDS encoding M15 family metallopeptidase, whose product MTEIVLMSDPKVAAVPVQECGEPLVDVRRDSPLLVDERKWQDSAGAFAHLRAGVLDRLLTAQAQLPQAMRLLFVEGYRPPSLQRHYFDEYAAQLRAEHPEWTAEQVRSAASRYVSPPEIAPHSAGAAVDLTLADVDGHELDMGTRMNATPEESAGACYTQADNINDAARSHRHILSTALTAVGLVNYPTEWWHWSYGDRYWALETGAAAAHYGPKELD is encoded by the coding sequence ATGACTGAGATCGTTCTGATGTCCGACCCGAAGGTCGCAGCCGTGCCTGTTCAGGAGTGCGGTGAGCCGCTTGTGGATGTGCGCCGAGACAGTCCCTTGCTGGTCGACGAGCGGAAGTGGCAGGACTCCGCCGGCGCCTTCGCCCACCTGCGGGCAGGAGTGCTCGACCGTCTTCTCACGGCCCAGGCACAGCTGCCTCAAGCGATGCGGCTCCTGTTTGTCGAGGGGTATCGCCCACCGTCCCTTCAACGCCACTACTTCGACGAATACGCAGCCCAACTGCGGGCTGAGCATCCGGAATGGACCGCCGAGCAGGTCCGCTCAGCAGCCAGCCGTTACGTGTCCCCGCCCGAGATCGCACCGCACAGCGCTGGAGCCGCCGTCGACCTGACGCTCGCCGATGTCGACGGCCATGAACTCGACATGGGCACCCGCATGAACGCGACTCCTGAGGAGAGTGCGGGCGCCTGTTACACGCAGGCCGACAACATCAACGACGCTGCTCGCTCTCACCGGCACATCCTGAGTACTGCGCTCACCGCTGTCGGCCTGGTCAACTACCCCACAGAGTGGTGGCATTGGTCATACGGAGACCGTTATTGGGCCTTGGAGACAGGAGCGGCAGCCGCCCACTACGGGCCCAAGGAACTCGACTAG
- a CDS encoding recombinase family protein produces MANLVHKPVSTDQKSTVRQNLALDEAGIEDPVAFEEDPGTSSRLHLLQRPTFRELLTYARPGDTVRISEMFRLVRGTGHILDMLDVLHREVLHREQVALRITTARSPRWTSPPATRTPANCSPP; encoded by the coding sequence GTGGCGAACCTGGTCCACAAACCGGTCTCGACCGACCAGAAGTCGACCGTCCGGCAGAACCTCGCCCTGGACGAGGCCGGGATCGAGGACCCGGTTGCCTTCGAGGAGGACCCGGGCACCTCCAGCCGCCTCCACCTGCTCCAGCGACCGACGTTCCGCGAGCTGCTCACGTACGCGCGGCCGGGCGACACCGTCCGCATCTCCGAGATGTTCCGCCTCGTACGCGGGACCGGGCACATCCTCGACATGCTCGACGTCCTGCACCGCGAGGTCCTGCACCGCGAGCAGGTAGCACTGCGCATCACGACGGCGCGTTCTCCGCGATGGACCTCACCGCCCGCCACCCGCACACCGGCGAACTGCTCTCCACCGTGA
- a CDS encoding TetR/AcrR family transcriptional regulator, with protein MAAELSAHHRRLAQQKREAITTAATELFLDRGYDGTSLARIAEAAGVSKSTLFKRFPTKAALFEAIVTESWQRDAGDAAARPQTGDLRSGLTTVGHRYADLVGRPGMTALFRIVIAELPRFPELGRMQFQLGKLPYFTSVQHYLESEHEAGNADVPDAASAANQFLGMIANYVLWPRMLLTDWNPAASDIHDAVEQAVQTMLARYAPTRRPDPKPER; from the coding sequence ATGGCAGCAGAACTCTCCGCGCACCACCGCAGGCTCGCTCAGCAGAAACGTGAGGCGATCACCACCGCAGCCACAGAGCTGTTCCTGGATCGTGGCTACGACGGCACCTCACTGGCCCGGATCGCCGAAGCGGCCGGGGTCTCGAAGTCCACTCTGTTCAAGCGGTTCCCCACCAAGGCGGCCCTGTTCGAGGCCATCGTCACCGAGTCCTGGCAGCGTGACGCCGGCGACGCTGCCGCGCGGCCACAGACCGGAGATCTGCGCTCCGGACTGACAACCGTCGGCCACCGCTATGCCGACCTGGTCGGCCGGCCCGGCATGACAGCCCTGTTCCGGATCGTCATCGCCGAACTGCCTCGTTTCCCCGAACTGGGACGGATGCAGTTCCAGCTCGGCAAACTGCCCTACTTCACCTCCGTCCAGCACTACTTGGAATCCGAGCACGAGGCGGGCAACGCTGATGTCCCGGACGCCGCGAGCGCCGCGAACCAGTTCCTCGGCATGATCGCCAACTACGTCCTGTGGCCCCGCATGCTGCTGACCGACTGGAACCCAGCAGCCTCCGACATCCACGATGCCGTCGAACAGGCCGTCCAGACCATGCTCGCCAGATACGCCCCGACCCGCCGACCTGACCCGAAGCCGGAACGTTGA
- a CDS encoding MFS transporter, producing MDPATRRRRAALFLFFLIPGLSISSWVTRTPDIRDRLDVSTAQMGIVLFGLSVGSMIGILSSGTLVARFGTRPVMGAATLLIILSMAVIGLGTALSSAPATTAGLFLFGAGMGGGEVAINIDGADVEQITGRTVLPTLHGFFSLGTVVGAALGILCTAVSFPVQWHLTAMAAVTAAMFAYAFRAIPHEVGKTRDDSLQSDASTTQTPVRVWKDPRLLLIGGVILAMALAEGSANDWLPLLMVDGHGVDPALGSAVYTGFATAMTIGRFAGGFLIDRLGRAPVVRASAICATFGIAVVVFADSAALAGAAVLLWGLGASLGFPVTLSAAADSGPNSAARVSLVAMIGYVAFLVGPPCLGFLGDHYGLRVAMIVVLAFTAVAIILAPAVGTRSVASSPATESTAQL from the coding sequence ATGGACCCGGCCACGCGCCGCCGCCGGGCGGCACTGTTCCTCTTCTTCCTCATACCCGGCCTGTCGATCTCCTCATGGGTGACCCGGACACCCGACATCCGGGACCGACTCGACGTCTCGACCGCGCAGATGGGCATCGTCCTGTTCGGGCTGTCAGTCGGATCCATGATCGGCATTCTCAGTTCCGGAACGCTCGTGGCCAGGTTCGGCACCCGGCCCGTCATGGGCGCCGCAACGCTGCTGATCATCCTCAGCATGGCGGTGATCGGCCTGGGGACCGCGCTTTCCTCCGCCCCGGCAACCACCGCCGGACTGTTCCTCTTCGGTGCCGGAATGGGCGGTGGAGAGGTCGCGATCAACATCGATGGCGCCGACGTCGAGCAGATCACAGGACGGACCGTACTACCCACGCTCCACGGCTTCTTCAGCCTGGGAACCGTCGTCGGGGCCGCGCTGGGAATCCTGTGTACCGCCGTCTCCTTCCCGGTGCAGTGGCACCTCACCGCCATGGCCGCCGTCACGGCAGCCATGTTCGCCTATGCATTCCGCGCCATTCCCCATGAGGTTGGCAAGACCCGAGACGACAGCTTGCAGTCCGACGCAAGCACCACACAGACCCCGGTGCGAGTCTGGAAGGACCCACGGCTGTTGCTGATCGGTGGGGTCATCCTGGCCATGGCCCTGGCCGAGGGTTCCGCCAACGACTGGCTGCCCCTGCTCATGGTCGACGGCCACGGCGTGGACCCCGCCCTGGGGTCAGCCGTCTACACCGGCTTCGCCACCGCCATGACCATCGGCCGTTTCGCCGGCGGATTCCTCATCGACCGCCTCGGCCGCGCCCCCGTTGTCCGAGCCAGCGCCATCTGCGCGACCTTCGGAATCGCCGTTGTCGTCTTCGCCGACTCGGCCGCCCTCGCCGGCGCAGCCGTTCTCCTCTGGGGCCTGGGAGCCTCGCTCGGCTTCCCGGTCACCCTCTCGGCGGCCGCGGACTCCGGGCCCAACTCAGCCGCACGGGTCAGCCTCGTGGCGATGATCGGCTACGTCGCGTTCCTCGTCGGACCGCCCTGCCTCGGCTTCCTCGGCGATCACTACGGCCTTCGCGTCGCCATGATCGTCGTCCTCGCCTTCACCGCCGTGGCGATCATCCTGGCACCCGCTGTCGGCACGCGCTCCGTCGCGTCCTCCCCCGCCACCGAGTCGACAGCCCAGCTGTGA
- a CDS encoding NTP transferase domain-containing protein, producing MQSPSTPVPDVSVILPCAGNGTRFGAPYPKELHCLAPGVTVLDRSLEAVVELAKSGLKVRLVVVFGTHKLDTVSYLLRYADTFQMVFVHQDESFGPGLDGAIRSALPMTQGPVALVLPDIVVSGADTPGKLLDALRQVEVAGWSVVAAEEGDHDTLRQMGALAVAEAEGVLTVGAATDKPTDPSGFNAFWGMVAVAESEAHRLPDVVGTGTTNPLAGAVALMVEGIVNYNTPAG from the coding sequence ATGCAGAGTCCGTCCACACCCGTACCTGATGTCTCGGTCATCCTGCCCTGCGCCGGAAACGGAACACGTTTCGGTGCGCCCTACCCGAAGGAGTTGCACTGTCTGGCTCCTGGGGTCACGGTGCTGGACCGCAGCCTGGAAGCCGTCGTCGAACTCGCCAAGAGCGGACTCAAGGTGCGCCTGGTCGTCGTGTTCGGAACACACAAGCTGGACACCGTGAGTTATCTCCTTCGCTACGCCGACACCTTCCAGATGGTCTTCGTCCACCAGGACGAGTCGTTCGGACCTGGTCTCGACGGGGCGATCCGGTCCGCTCTGCCGATGACCCAGGGGCCGGTGGCTCTGGTGCTGCCCGACATCGTTGTCTCAGGGGCGGACACGCCTGGCAAGCTCCTTGACGCCTTACGGCAGGTCGAGGTGGCGGGCTGGAGCGTAGTGGCCGCCGAGGAGGGGGATCACGACACGCTCCGGCAGATGGGCGCGTTGGCCGTGGCTGAGGCGGAAGGCGTTCTGACCGTGGGCGCGGCCACCGACAAGCCGACGGACCCCTCGGGCTTCAACGCGTTCTGGGGCATGGTGGCCGTCGCCGAGAGCGAGGCGCACAGGCTGCCCGACGTTGTGGGCACAGGAACGACCAACCCGTTGGCAGGTGCGGTCGCTCTCATGGTTGAGGGGATCGTCAACTACAACACCCCGGCGGGCTGA
- a CDS encoding GNAT family N-acetyltransferase, which yields MEDLGPVAWPPEPIRTERLVLREPEDRDRAAFIELLASPEVHTYLGGPRPRDELEREMPGAPERWPGSFVVDLDGTMIGQILLRRATGHHRPAAAGKTDLGYLFLPRAWGIGYAAEACAAALGWLADTLPGEPVVLTTQTANVGSMRLAAKLGFNEVERFEAWGAEQWLGMWSPVTPSS from the coding sequence ATGGAAGATCTGGGACCTGTGGCTTGGCCGCCTGAGCCAATCAGGACCGAGAGGCTCGTGCTCCGTGAGCCCGAGGACCGGGACCGTGCAGCGTTCATCGAGCTGCTGGCGTCACCAGAGGTGCACACCTACCTCGGCGGCCCCCGGCCGCGTGACGAGCTTGAGCGCGAGATGCCCGGGGCGCCCGAGCGGTGGCCCGGGAGTTTCGTCGTTGATCTCGACGGAACGATGATCGGCCAGATTCTGCTCAGGAGAGCAACAGGGCACCATCGCCCGGCTGCCGCAGGGAAGACCGATCTCGGCTACCTGTTCCTGCCACGAGCGTGGGGAATCGGGTACGCCGCCGAGGCATGCGCGGCGGCACTCGGCTGGCTCGCCGACACGCTTCCCGGCGAGCCGGTGGTGCTCACCACCCAGACTGCCAACGTCGGCTCGATGCGTCTCGCGGCGAAGCTGGGGTTCAATGAGGTAGAGCGGTTCGAGGCCTGGGGCGCCGAGCAGTGGCTCGGCATGTGGTCCCCGGTCACGCCGTCCAGTTGA
- a CDS encoding DUF6461 domain-containing protein, whose product MNLVTAHDYAWIRTSPLFRHMMESGYTLTLIRGRTPREVLRAMEAEPRGAGEGTAGLIEADNAHRAEVDCDYWDESYVAGAFSAPGEDGDWTLVLGFDGGLGIAAPCVEMLAKGGRVLAHSTNGGKPIHLFHWFEDGELRTTFEGPSSRDGSTPDELVPLLREVGFPLTCEGEHDESAPDVDRKAAVLALAERLTGIRITESLLQDATYELGLVPEQPAGEWTGVVIDITDAHGDRLHRKWTYQEIATASDRARAEANAPVVITYNEPPSMDRSKHETGE is encoded by the coding sequence ATGAACTTGGTGACCGCGCACGACTATGCCTGGATCCGCACCTCGCCGCTCTTCCGCCACATGATGGAGAGCGGATACACCCTGACACTGATACGGGGGCGAACCCCCCGCGAAGTGCTGCGTGCGATGGAGGCAGAACCACGCGGTGCCGGGGAGGGAACGGCCGGGCTGATCGAGGCGGACAACGCTCACCGCGCCGAGGTGGATTGCGACTACTGGGACGAGTCCTACGTCGCGGGCGCCTTCAGCGCTCCGGGCGAGGACGGCGACTGGACACTCGTCCTCGGCTTCGACGGTGGCCTGGGGATCGCGGCGCCGTGCGTCGAGATGCTGGCGAAGGGCGGCCGGGTCTTGGCGCATTCGACCAACGGCGGCAAGCCCATCCACCTCTTCCACTGGTTCGAGGACGGTGAGCTCCGTACGACGTTCGAGGGCCCCTCGTCGCGCGACGGCAGCACCCCCGATGAACTGGTCCCCCTGCTGAGGGAAGTTGGCTTCCCTCTGACCTGCGAGGGAGAGCACGACGAGAGCGCCCCGGACGTCGACCGGAAGGCGGCGGTCCTCGCCCTGGCCGAGAGACTCACCGGCATACGCATCACCGAATCCCTCCTCCAGGACGCTACATACGAGCTGGGACTCGTGCCTGAACAGCCTGCCGGGGAGTGGACCGGCGTGGTCATCGACATCACCGATGCCCACGGCGATCGCCTGCACAGGAAATGGACCTACCAGGAGATCGCGACGGCGTCGGACCGAGCACGGGCGGAGGCGAACGCGCCGGTCGTGATCACCTACAACGAGCCGCCGTCCATGGATCGTTCGAAGCACGAGACAGGTGAGTAG
- a CDS encoding SDR family NAD(P)-dependent oxidoreductase, producing MTIDKIALVTGANRGLGRSAAIALATRGVRVVVTHRGDAAGAEKTVEQVQAVGGTAAVLRLDISDVSSFASFTSELSEQLERWGTSRLDILVNNAGVGIFGPLEDVTIDDFDTLMGTNVRGTFFLIQSLVPLLTQGGRVINVSTSLTRHTSPATSVYSTSKAAVEALSRTLAAELGPRGIRVNSIAPGPTATDFNGGAMRDDAEMRQVLAGQTALGRVGNPEEIGDAIATLASEGLRWVTAQRIEVSGGALL from the coding sequence ATGACGATCGACAAGATCGCTTTGGTGACCGGTGCGAATCGCGGCCTCGGACGTAGCGCGGCCATCGCTCTGGCCACACGCGGGGTGCGGGTCGTGGTCACCCACCGCGGTGATGCGGCCGGGGCTGAGAAGACGGTGGAACAGGTGCAGGCGGTGGGCGGGACTGCCGCAGTTCTCCGGCTCGACATCAGCGACGTCTCCTCTTTCGCGTCCTTCACCTCCGAACTGAGCGAGCAGCTGGAGCGCTGGGGTACTTCGCGGCTCGACATCTTGGTCAACAACGCGGGAGTGGGGATCTTCGGACCGCTGGAGGACGTCACGATCGACGACTTCGACACGCTGATGGGCACCAACGTCCGGGGCACGTTCTTCCTCATCCAGTCACTTGTGCCGCTGCTGACCCAGGGCGGCCGCGTCATCAACGTCTCGACGTCACTGACCCGCCACACCAGCCCCGCCACCTCGGTCTACTCCACCTCGAAGGCCGCCGTCGAAGCCCTGAGCCGCACCCTCGCCGCAGAACTCGGCCCGCGCGGCATCCGGGTCAACTCCATAGCCCCGGGGCCGACCGCCACCGATTTCAACGGTGGAGCGATGCGGGACGACGCCGAGATGCGCCAGGTTCTGGCCGGACAGACCGCGCTCGGCCGCGTCGGCAACCCTGAGGAGATCGGCGACGCCATCGCCACGCTGGCCTCCGAGGGTCTGCGCTGGGTCACCGCCCAGCGAATCGAGGTCTCCGGCGGCGCCCTCCTCTGA
- a CDS encoding Tn3 family transposase — MEDQLGALGLVLNAIVLWMTRYIDAAVPQLQAEGHELREEDTARLSPLKHRNLNLFGRYSFTDSTPAAGVLRPLRDPDAPELDEDETGWA; from the coding sequence ATGGAGGACCAGCTCGGCGCGCTCGGTCTGGTCCTCAACGCCATCGTGCTCTGGATGACGCGCTACATCGACGCCGCAGTCCCCCAGCTCCAGGCTGAGGGACACGAACTCCGCGAGGAGGACACCGCCCGGCTCTCCCCGCTCAAACACCGCAACCTGAACCTGTTCGGCCGCTACAGCTTCACCGACTCGACCCCCGCCGCCGGCGTCCTGCGCCCGCTTCGGGACCCCGATGCGCCGGAGCTGGACGAGGACGAGACCGGCTGGGCGTGA